From one Magnolia sinica isolate HGM2019 chromosome 18, MsV1, whole genome shotgun sequence genomic stretch:
- the LOC131233411 gene encoding BON1-associated protein 2-like: MERSNHLEITVISAEALRIHNHPIKNTYVNVGIDSHNCLSTALDRDGGSYPSWNEKLRLALPPSARSITVVVHCKTASGLKTVGTANIPTSDILKDYVPAHLIHFLSYRLREWDGRPNGIINLSARMVGPDYVGRSMMVKPSAPVQGLSNAGEKYAGVAVGIPVSHGCRV; this comes from the coding sequence ATGGAGAGATCAAATCACTTAGAGATCACGGTCATCTCTGCTGAGGCGCTCCGAATCCACAACCATCCGATCAAGAACACCTACGTTAATGTCGGAATCGACTCCCACAATTGCTTATCGACAGCCCTCGACCGCGATGGAGGGAGTTACCCGTCTTGGAACGAGAAGCTCCGACTGGCATTGCCGCCTTCCGCCCGATCGATCACCGTCGTGGTGCATTGCAAGACTGCATCTGGATTAAAGACGGTCGGGACAGCCAACATTCCAACGTCGGATATTTTAAAAGATTACGTGCCGGCTCACCTCATTCACTTCCTCAGTTACCGGTTGAGAGAATGGGATGGGAGACCTAACGGGATCATTAACTTGTCGGCTAGGATGGTGGGCCCAGACTATGTGGGACGGTCGATGATGGTGAAGCCGTCGGCACCAGTGCAGGGATTGTCCAATGCAGGGGAGAAATATGCTGGGGTGGCGGTTGGAATTCCAGTTTCTCATGGTTGCAGAGTATAA
- the LOC131233535 gene encoding BON1-associated protein 2-like produces MEKSRSLDITAISAEGLRIGSRSIKKNVFMTVRTDSQNYQSTNVDHNSGSYPTWNEKLQLPLPPNARSIAVEVLCKTVTGLKTVGSVNIPISDITEDYLPASRLHFLSYRLRDPDGQPNGIVNLKIRMVGPDYVHQRTPPLLARQKCSDGIAIGIPVPYGYRV; encoded by the coding sequence ATGGAGAAATCTCGCTCACTTGATATCACAGCCATCTCTGCTGAGGGCCTACGAATTGGCAGCCGTTCCATCAAGAAGAACGTCTTCATGACCGTCCGAACCGACTCCCAGAACTACCAATCCACCAACGTCGATCACAATAGTGGGAGCTACCCTACGTGGAACGAGAAGCTCCAGCTGCCATTGCCACCTAATGCTCGATCAATCGCCGTCGAGGTACTTTGCAAGACGGTGACCGGATTGAAGACAGTCGGGAGCGTGAATATTCCCATATCGGATATCACAGAAGACTACTTGCCCGCTTCTCGGCTTCACTTCCTTAGTTACCGTTTGAGAGATCCAGATGGACAGCCAAACGGGATCGTCAATTTGAAAATTAGGATGGTGGGCCCGGATTACGTCCACCAGCGAACGCCACCGTTGTTAGCGAGGCAGAAGTGTTCTGATGGGATTGCAATTGGGATTCCTGTGCCTTACGGTTACAGAGTTTAG